In Massilia sp. METH4, the genomic window GCGACTCATTTAAAATCGCTATAATATTCTGTTAGGAAGTTTCCGTTGTCTGGGGCACCATATGGTCCGAATGACCACGAAACGCCCTAGTGAGCGATAATTACCGGTAATTATTCATCGCAACACTGTCATCAATTAGTGTATTAATTAAGGAAAACAAATGAAAAAATCCCTGCTGATCGCCTCCCTGCTGGCTGTTGCCCTGGCTGCTTGCTCGAAGAAAGAAGAAGCTCCTGCCGCTCCGGCTGCTGAAGCAACCGCACCGGCAGCTGACGCTGCTGCTCCGGCTGCCGCTCCGGCCGCTGACGCTGCTGCCGCTCCGGCTGCTGACGCTGCTGCTGCTCCGGCTGCTGACGCTGCCGCTGGCGCCGCTGCTGACGCTGCTGCTGCCGCTTCCGCTGCTGCTTCCGCCGCTTCCGAAGCTGCTTCGGCTGCTGCTGCTGCCAAGTAATATCGAGACCGCCGTCTCCGGACGGCGTCCCGCACAACCGCCCCTCGTGGGCGGTTTTGTTTTTTGTGGGCCACGTATGCCGATCCGGCAGTCTGGCGCCAAGTGCAGAAACCAGGGTGCGACCCGCCGGGCCCGACCCAGCCCCTCGCCTCTGGGGTACCGAAAACCGGTGACAGGCTCCGACTCCCAAGAAATGTTTCCCGAGAATCGGAGCCTGTCACCGGTGATGACCTGCATGTCGTTACCGCTTGGCCAGCGCAGAGCATGCCCTGCAGCACCCCGGCCAAGCCACCGGTTTTGCCGCGATCAGTAGGCGACCGTGAACCGCGTCCGCGAGTGCGCAGGCCGTTCCAGCTCATCGATCATCGCCACCGCGTAGTCTTCCAGCGAGATGCGGCTGTTCCCTGAAGCGTCCGCCAGCAGGCTGTCCGTCCCGAGGCGGAAGATGCCGGTACGCGTGCCCGGCTCGAGATGTGCCGCCGGGCTCAGCATGGTCCAATCCAGTTCACGCTCCGCGCGCAGCAAGGCCAGCGCGTCGCGCGCCCCTTCGGCAGTGCCTTTCCACTGGGCGGGGAACTCCGGCGTATCCACGAGTTGCACGCCTGGCGCCACCTCCAGGCTGCCGGCGCCGCCGACCACCAGCAGGCGCGGCACGCCGGCCGCCTTCGTGGCCGCGACGATGGATTGCATGCCCCGCACGTAGTACGCGCGCACATCCTGCTGGGCATGGCCGCTGAAGGCGCTGATCACGGCGTCGACGCCGGCCAGCTGCGCCGCCAGCCCATCGCGATCCTGCACGTCCACGCGCGCCGCTTGCACGCCGGGTTGCGCCGGCACCTTCTCCGGTCGCGAGACCAAAGCCTTCACATCGTGGCCGCGGCTGGCGGCCTCGGCCAGCAGTTTTGCGCCGACGTAACCGGTGGCGCCAATCAATGCGATCTTCATTTGATTCCTTTAAGAACGTTGTGGTGCCGTCATGATGCGCTCTGCCATTGCTCCGATAAATGGTCGCGTCCATAATTCATTCATCAGGATTTCTTAATAATGCAATGGCGCTGCCCGGACATATCGACCTCAACGACCTCGTCGTCTTCACCGCCGTGGCCGATGCCGGCGGCTTCTCGAAGGCCGCCCAGCGGCTCGGTGTGGCACCCGCCAAGGTGAGCCTGGAGGTGGCCCGGCTGGAAGCCCGGTTGGGCACCGCCCTGTTCGTGCGCACCACGCGCAGGGTGGTACTCACCGAAGCGGGCCGGGCGCTGCACGATGATTGCGCGCCCCTGCTGCGGCAGTTGCATGCGGCGGTCGAGGATGTTCATGCGACCTCGACGGTCCTCTCCGGCAGCCTGCGCATCACCGCTCCCACGGATTTCGGCGCGCATTTCGTGGCACCCGCGCTGGCGCGCTTTGCCGCGCTGCACCCGGCCCTGGCGATCGAATTGCAGACGGGCGACCGCATCGCCGACCTGGTGGGAGAAGGCATCGACATCGCCATCCGGATGGGCTGGCTGCGCGACTCATCGCAGCGTGCCGTCAAGCTGGGCGACTTCGGCCAGTACGCCGTGGCATCGCCCGGCTATGTGGCGCGGGCAGGCTTGCCGCGCGCGCCCGATGAACTGGCCGAACTGGACTGGATCGCGCTGACACGCCTGCCCGCGCCGCTGAAATGGACCTTCACGGAAGCCGGCGGGGCCAGCCGCACCGTGCAGATGCGGGCCCGCATCCGCACCGATTCCACTGGCGCGCTGCGCGCGCTGGTGCTGGACGGCGCGGGCGTGTCGATCCTCGACGAATACAGCGTGCGGCGCGATCTCGCCAGCGGTGCGCTGGTGCGCCTGCTGCCCGAGTGGACGCTGCCGTCCGGCGGCACCTTCGCCGTCTTTCCGCCGGGCCGGCATGTGTCGCGCAAGGTGCGTGCCTTCGTCGCGTTCTACCAGGAGTGGCTGGGCAAAGACGGGGCAGGATGACACAAAAGGGGCGTCGCGGCCTGATGCCGTTCAGTCGGCGCCCGGCCCGGCAGGCACGCGATGCATGCCCGATCCCGCGGCGAGAAGCCGGGGTCCGGCCCCAGGTGGCGCACCCGGGTCGGTTTGCACGAAAAAAAACCGGCCTGGAGGCCGGTTTTTCGTTGCGACTACGATTACTTCAGCTCGTCCTGCAACAAGGTCAGGATCTTCTCTGCCGTCGGCGAGGCATCCGGCTCGCCCTTGTTGTTCTGCACGGTGACCTGGCTGGTGTTGCCGGTCGCGGCGGCCTTGACGAGGATGCGGTAGCGCTGCGCTTCCTTGTCGGCATCCGACGAGCCCCAGCTGAACAGGCGCTTGAAGAAGCCCGGCTTCTCGACCTGGTCGGCCACGTAGCGCACGTAGTAGATGCCCTGCACGCGGTCGCGGTCTTCCACGGTGAATCCGGCGCGGTCCAGCGCCAGGCCCACACGGCGCCACGAGCGGTCGAAGCCTTCGTCCGTTTCCACGTAGCGGTTGGCGCCCTCGCCCTTGAGGAAGGCGTGCAGCGGCTGCACGATCGCGTTGTCGACGGCCGTGCGGGCGGCCGCTTCCTCGGTGCCGCCCAGTTTCGTCAGCAGGCGCGCCATGAAGATCGCTTCCAGGTTCGGGTCGGAAGGCCGCGGCGTCCACGTCACGATTTCCTTCTCCGGGCCCTGCGCGATCTCTTCGGCGCCGCGGTGG contains:
- a CDS encoding LysR family transcriptional regulator translates to MALPGHIDLNDLVVFTAVADAGGFSKAAQRLGVAPAKVSLEVARLEARLGTALFVRTTRRVVLTEAGRALHDDCAPLLRQLHAAVEDVHATSTVLSGSLRITAPTDFGAHFVAPALARFAALHPALAIELQTGDRIADLVGEGIDIAIRMGWLRDSSQRAVKLGDFGQYAVASPGYVARAGLPRAPDELAELDWIALTRLPAPLKWTFTEAGGASRTVQMRARIRTDSTGALRALVLDGAGVSILDEYSVRRDLASGALVRLLPEWTLPSGGTFAVFPPGRHVSRKVRAFVAFYQEWLGKDGAG
- a CDS encoding NAD(P)-dependent oxidoreductase, with translation MKIALIGATGYVGAKLLAEAASRGHDVKALVSRPEKVPAQPGVQAARVDVQDRDGLAAQLAGVDAVISAFSGHAQQDVRAYYVRGMQSIVAATKAAGVPRLLVVGGAGSLEVAPGVQLVDTPEFPAQWKGTAEGARDALALLRAERELDWTMLSPAAHLEPGTRTGIFRLGTDSLLADASGNSRISLEDYAVAMIDELERPAHSRTRFTVAY